A genomic window from Fibrobacterota bacterium includes:
- a CDS encoding aldo/keto reductase family protein, which produces MQYRKLGATGLKVSEITYGSWLTFGTQVELDAAKELIERAFALGINSFDTADVYKAGEAERLLGQILPKRRRSEYILATKAFWPMSDHPTDRGLSRKHLFDSIDASLERLHLKYVDLFYAHRFDPETPIAETCEAFDDLIRLGKILYWGTSEWSAAQIREAQTLCRAKGWHAPVVNQPYYNLLGRGIEAEILPTCLEFGMGTANFSPLAQGVLSGKYSKGAIPTGARGGDPTMNMWMKDHLSNADILDRVDRIATIAAKYRRSISQVALAWVLNNPGISSVIVGASTVAQLEQNASASGLKLEPADIAQLDMWFPRG; this is translated from the coding sequence ATGCAATACAGAAAATTGGGCGCCACCGGCCTCAAGGTCAGCGAAATCACCTATGGATCCTGGCTCACCTTCGGAACCCAGGTGGAACTGGATGCCGCCAAGGAATTGATCGAACGCGCCTTCGCGCTGGGCATCAATTCGTTCGACACCGCCGACGTCTACAAGGCCGGCGAGGCGGAGCGCCTGCTGGGACAGATTCTGCCCAAGCGTCGCCGCAGCGAATACATCCTGGCCACCAAGGCCTTCTGGCCCATGTCCGACCACCCCACCGACCGCGGCTTGTCGCGCAAACACCTGTTCGACTCGATCGACGCCAGCCTCGAACGGCTCCACCTCAAATACGTGGACCTCTTCTACGCCCACCGCTTCGATCCGGAAACCCCCATCGCGGAAACCTGCGAGGCCTTCGACGACCTGATCCGCCTGGGCAAGATCCTCTACTGGGGCACCAGCGAATGGTCCGCCGCCCAGATCCGCGAAGCCCAGACGCTGTGCCGCGCCAAGGGTTGGCACGCCCCCGTGGTCAACCAGCCCTACTACAACCTGCTGGGACGTGGCATCGAGGCGGAAATCCTGCCCACCTGCCTGGAATTCGGCATGGGCACCGCCAATTTCTCGCCCCTGGCGCAAGGGGTGTTGAGCGGCAAATACTCGAAGGGCGCCATTCCCACCGGGGCTCGCGGTGGCGACCCCACCATGAACATGTGGATGAAGGACCACCTGTCCAACGCGGACATCCTGGACCGTGTCGACCGCATCGCGACGATCGCGGCCAAATACCGTCGCTCCATCTCGCAGGTCGCACTGGCCTGGGTGCTCAACAATCCGGGGATCTCCTCGGTGATCGTGGGAGCCTCCACCGTGGCCCAGTTGGAACAGAACGCCAGCGCCTCAGGCCTGAAGCTGGAACCCGCCGACATCGCCCAACTGGACATGTGGTTCCCGAGGGGGTAA
- a CDS encoding transposase, with translation MKTPHVRACVELGPYVVMPDHLHGLIHLMDGSANLGVIVNQVKSNATKRIRALLDPQFAWQARYHDRIIRDEAEFDRICGYIWENPWRWT, from the coding sequence TTGAAGACCCCTCATGTGCGCGCCTGCGTGGAGCTGGGACCATACGTGGTGATGCCCGACCACCTCCACGGATTGATCCATCTGATGGATGGATCCGCGAATCTGGGGGTGATCGTCAATCAGGTCAAATCGAACGCCACCAAGCGGATCCGGGCCTTGCTGGATCCACAGTTCGCATGGCAGGCCCGATACCATGATCGCATCATCCGGGATGAGGCTGAATTTGACCGGATCTGCGGCTATATCTGGGAAAATCCGTGGCGGTGGACCTGA